One genomic segment of Pseudomonas fortuita includes these proteins:
- a CDS encoding amino acid permease: protein MQDMPASLEQSKPVTPDRDGHLQRTLENRHIQLISIGGAIGTGLFMGSGKVIALSGTSILLVYAILGFFVFFVMRAMGELLLSDLRFKSFADIVAHYLGSRAGFVLSWSYWLSWSVAVVGDVVVVAGFFQYWYPDAPAWLPAFFTLFVLLGLNMLAVRIFGEVEFWFGIIKIVAIVLLIITAAVMIATSYTSPNGVVASLSHVVAPGAVLPHGISGFFAGFQIAVFSFAGTELIGTTAAEAKNPHRSLPKAINTIPLRILLFYILALVCIISVVSWAEVPANRSPFVELFLLAGFPAAAGMINFVVLTSAASSANSGVYSGCRMLFGLAERRNAPALFARLSALSVPVYSLVFSGVCMLIGLSLLFIIPEVMTVFTLISTVSAILVIFTWSMILAAYLAYRKRNPAAHNASVFKLPGGVPVAVTTLGFLGFVLVLLALQPDTRLALCVMPLWFVFLLLAYRRRAQAHS, encoded by the coding sequence ATGCAAGACATGCCCGCAAGCCTTGAGCAAAGCAAACCGGTAACGCCCGACCGTGACGGGCACCTGCAACGCACGCTGGAAAACCGCCACATCCAGCTGATTTCCATAGGGGGCGCCATTGGCACCGGCCTGTTCATGGGCTCGGGCAAGGTGATCGCGCTGTCCGGCACCTCGATCCTGTTGGTCTACGCCATCCTCGGGTTCTTCGTGTTCTTCGTCATGCGCGCCATGGGCGAGTTGCTGTTGTCCGACCTGCGCTTCAAGTCGTTCGCCGATATCGTTGCCCATTACCTGGGCTCGCGCGCCGGCTTTGTGCTGAGCTGGTCGTACTGGCTGAGCTGGAGCGTGGCGGTGGTGGGGGACGTGGTCGTGGTGGCCGGTTTTTTCCAGTACTGGTACCCCGATGCACCGGCCTGGCTACCCGCGTTCTTCACCCTGTTCGTGCTGCTGGGGCTGAACATGCTGGCGGTGAGGATTTTTGGCGAGGTAGAGTTCTGGTTCGGCATCATCAAGATCGTCGCCATCGTGCTGTTGATCATCACGGCAGCGGTCATGATCGCCACGTCCTATACCTCGCCCAATGGCGTGGTTGCCTCGCTGTCGCACGTGGTCGCGCCGGGTGCGGTGCTGCCCCATGGCATCAGCGGTTTCTTTGCCGGGTTCCAGATTGCCGTGTTTTCCTTTGCCGGTACCGAGCTGATCGGCACCACCGCAGCGGAAGCGAAGAACCCTCATCGCTCGCTGCCCAAGGCCATCAACACCATCCCCTTGCGCATTCTGCTGTTCTACATCCTGGCGCTGGTGTGCATCATCAGCGTGGTGTCGTGGGCCGAGGTGCCGGCCAACCGCAGCCCCTTCGTCGAACTGTTCCTGCTGGCCGGCTTTCCGGCGGCGGCCGGCATGATCAACTTTGTGGTATTGACCTCGGCTGCCTCTTCGGCCAACAGCGGTGTCTACTCGGGCTGCCGGATGCTGTTCGGGCTGGCCGAGCGGCGTAACGCGCCGGCCCTGTTCGCCAGGCTTTCGGCACTGAGCGTGCCGGTGTACAGCCTGGTGTTTTCCGGCGTGTGCATGCTGATCGGGTTGAGCCTGCTGTTCATCATCCCGGAGGTGATGACGGTGTTCACGCTGATTTCGACCGTGTCGGCAATCCTGGTGATCTTTACCTGGTCGATGATCCTTGCTGCGTACCTCGCCTATCGCAAACGCAACCCGGCTGCGCACAATGCTTCGGTGTTCAAGTTGCCGGGCGGGGTGCCGGTGGCGGTCACGACCCTGGGCTTTCTCGGCTTTGTGC
- a CDS encoding histone deacetylase family protein: MLTVFSNNHRLHHGSELKDGAITPSFENPQRADTVLARVRSTGLGDVIAEQAFDRACYVAAHSERYVSFLENAWSEWAATGKTHDALPLVWPVRDLAIDREPGFIDGKLGFYAMDAGAPITAGTWEAVRSSADVALTGMQRIIDGADSAFALCRPPGHHAAREYMGGYCYLNNAAIAAERCLSQGARRVAVLDVDFHHGNGTQNIFYDRPDVFFASLHGDPHVSYPYFSGYAHEQGAGAGEGFNANYPMGKGTRWAQYQPALQDALKRIVAHKPQFLVVSLGVDTFEDDPISHFKLTSDDFLRMGAEIASAGIPTLFVMEGGYMVDEIGINAVNTLQGFESAR; the protein is encoded by the coding sequence GTGCTGACAGTTTTTAGCAACAATCACCGCTTGCACCATGGCTCGGAACTCAAGGACGGCGCCATTACGCCATCGTTCGAAAACCCCCAGCGTGCCGACACCGTACTGGCCCGGGTGCGCAGCACGGGCCTTGGCGATGTCATTGCCGAACAGGCCTTCGACCGGGCCTGCTACGTGGCGGCGCACAGCGAGCGCTACGTAAGCTTCCTGGAAAACGCCTGGTCGGAATGGGCCGCCACCGGCAAAACCCACGATGCGCTGCCGCTGGTGTGGCCAGTGCGCGACCTGGCCATCGACCGTGAGCCCGGCTTCATCGACGGCAAGCTGGGCTTTTATGCCATGGACGCGGGGGCCCCGATCACCGCCGGCACCTGGGAGGCGGTGCGCAGCAGCGCCGATGTTGCCTTGACCGGCATGCAGCGCATCATCGACGGTGCCGACAGTGCCTTCGCCCTGTGCCGCCCACCGGGGCACCATGCGGCCCGGGAATACATGGGCGGCTATTGCTACCTGAACAACGCCGCCATCGCCGCCGAGCGCTGCCTGAGCCAGGGCGCCAGGCGCGTGGCTGTGCTGGATGTGGACTTCCACCACGGTAACGGCACACAGAACATCTTCTACGATCGCCCCGATGTGTTCTTTGCCTCCCTGCATGGCGACCCGCACGTGTCCTACCCGTATTTTTCCGGCTACGCCCATGAACAAGGCGCAGGCGCTGGCGAAGGTTTCAACGCCAACTACCCGATGGGCAAGGGCACCCGCTGGGCCCAGTACCAGCCGGCTTTGCAGGATGCACTCAAGCGCATTGTCGCGCACAAGCCGCAGTTTCTGGTTGTGTCGCTGGGGGTCGACACCTTCGAGGATGACCCGATCAGCCACTTCAAGCTTACCAGCGACGACTTCCTGCGCATGGGCGCCGAGATCGCCAGTGCCGGTATCCCGACCCTGTTCGTGATGGAGGGCGGTTACATGGTCGACGAAATCGGCATCAACGCAGTGAACACCTTGCAAGGTTTTGAAAGCGCGCGCTAA
- a CDS encoding Lrp/AsnC family transcriptional regulator, which translates to MSKAFAIEHLDDTDRELLRLLQEDGTLSSAALGERLSMTVTPCWRRRKRLEELGIIKDYQANLDRRKLGYDVMAFAQVRFGNHSANAPDEFEQVILKLPQVLSCHKVTGEADYVLTVLANDLESYGRFVEEVLRRQPGIASIQSSLALREVKAVSRIPVP; encoded by the coding sequence ATGAGCAAAGCCTTTGCTATCGAACATTTGGACGACACCGACCGCGAGCTACTGCGCCTTTTGCAGGAGGACGGCACCCTGTCGAGCGCTGCGCTGGGCGAGCGTTTGTCGATGACCGTGACGCCCTGCTGGCGCAGGCGCAAACGGCTGGAAGAGCTGGGCATCATCAAGGATTACCAGGCCAACCTCGACCGCAGGAAGCTGGGCTACGACGTGATGGCGTTTGCCCAGGTGCGCTTTGGCAACCATTCGGCCAACGCACCGGATGAGTTCGAGCAGGTGATATTGAAACTGCCGCAGGTGCTGTCCTGCCACAAGGTAACCGGCGAGGCTGACTATGTGCTGACGGTGTTGGCAAATGACCTGGAGAGTTATGGGCGATTCGTGGAAGAGGTGTTGCGCCGTCAGCCAGGCATTGCCTCGATCCAGTCAAGCCTGGCGCTGCGCGAAGTGAAGGCGGTTTCCCGTATCCCCGTGCCCTGA
- a CDS encoding LysR substrate-binding domain-containing protein: MNNLPNLDDLNIFLQVAKRASFAAVADELGMSAAYISKRIRMLEQTLEVRLLHRTTRRVTVSEEGERVYQWALQIFDAVQRMGDDISAQHREPAGQLRIASSLGLGRRFVAPALSELAERYPRLDIRLDVHDRLVDLIAEGVDLDIRVGNAIAPNLIAKPLARNRRVLCAAPAYLARRGSPKVLGDLGSHDCLVIKERDHPFGVWQLMGPMGEESVRVTGGLSTNHGEVAHQWCLDGRGILLRSWWDVHDSLQDGRLVQVLEAYHQPADIWAVYTSPLASSAKVRVAVDFFRQYFAERYSLPE; this comes from the coding sequence GTGAATAATCTGCCCAACCTCGACGACCTCAACATCTTCCTGCAAGTGGCCAAGCGCGCCAGCTTTGCGGCCGTGGCCGATGAGCTGGGCATGTCGGCGGCGTATATCAGCAAACGCATCCGCATGCTCGAGCAAACACTGGAAGTGCGCTTGTTGCACCGCACCACGCGGCGGGTGACGGTGAGTGAGGAAGGCGAGCGGGTGTATCAGTGGGCTTTGCAGATATTCGATGCCGTACAGCGCATGGGTGATGACATCAGCGCCCAGCACCGCGAGCCGGCCGGGCAGTTGCGCATCGCCAGCAGCCTGGGGCTGGGGCGGCGCTTCGTGGCGCCGGCTTTGTCGGAGCTGGCCGAGCGCTACCCGCGGCTGGACATTCGCCTGGATGTGCACGATCGCCTGGTGGACCTGATCGCCGAAGGTGTCGACCTGGACATCCGCGTGGGCAACGCCATTGCCCCCAACCTGATCGCCAAGCCGCTGGCGCGTAACCGCCGGGTGCTCTGTGCTGCGCCGGCTTACCTGGCGCGGCGGGGTTCGCCCAAGGTGCTGGGCGACCTGGGCAGCCACGACTGCCTGGTGATCAAGGAACGTGACCACCCGTTTGGTGTGTGGCAACTGATGGGGCCGATGGGTGAAGAAAGCGTACGTGTGACGGGCGGCCTGTCGACCAACCATGGTGAAGTGGCGCACCAGTGGTGCCTGGATGGCCGAGGGATACTGCTGCGTTCATGGTGGGATGTGCATGACAGCCTGCAGGACGGGCGCCTGGTGCAGGTGCTGGAGGCCTATCACCAGCCGGCGGATATCTGGGCGGTATACACCTCGCCGCTGGCCAGCTCGGCCAAGGTGCGGGTGGCGGTGGACTTTTTCCGGCAGTACTTTGCCGAGCGCTACAGCTTGCCGGAGTAG
- a CDS encoding tartrate dehydrogenase has translation MSKTFRIAAIPGDGIGNEVLPEGIRVVEAAARKHGLDISFEFFEWASCDYYLAHGKMMPDDWFEQLKGFDALYFGAVGWPDKVPDHISLWGSLLKFRRDFDQYVNIRPVRLFPGVPCPLAGREPGDIDFVVIRENTEGEYSSLGGRMFEGTENEFVLQESVFTRRGVDRILKYAFEVAQTRERKHVTSATKSNGMAVSMPYWDERTAAMAANYPEISWDKQHIDILCARFVLQPDRFDVVVASNLFGDILSDLGPACAGTIGIAPSANLNPERKFPSLFEPVHGSAPDIYGKNIANPIAMIWSGALMLDFLGNEGADPRYRAAHDDILKAIEQVIAAGDVTRDMGGQQSTQQVGQAITALIEA, from the coding sequence ATGAGCAAGACGTTCAGAATCGCGGCAATCCCAGGCGACGGCATCGGCAACGAAGTACTGCCTGAAGGTATTCGGGTCGTCGAGGCCGCCGCGCGCAAGCACGGCCTGGACATCAGCTTCGAGTTCTTCGAGTGGGCCAGCTGCGACTACTACCTGGCCCACGGCAAGATGATGCCGGATGACTGGTTCGAACAGCTCAAAGGTTTCGACGCCCTGTACTTTGGTGCCGTGGGCTGGCCAGATAAAGTGCCGGACCACATCTCGCTGTGGGGTTCGCTGCTCAAGTTCCGCCGCGACTTCGACCAGTACGTGAACATTCGCCCGGTGCGCCTGTTCCCCGGCGTACCCTGCCCGCTGGCGGGTCGTGAACCCGGCGATATCGACTTCGTGGTTATCCGCGAAAACACCGAAGGCGAGTACTCGTCGCTGGGCGGGCGCATGTTCGAAGGCACCGAAAACGAGTTTGTGCTGCAGGAATCGGTGTTCACCCGCCGTGGCGTCGACCGCATTCTCAAGTACGCCTTCGAGGTGGCCCAGACCCGCGAGCGCAAGCACGTCACCTCGGCCACCAAGTCCAACGGCATGGCCGTGAGCATGCCGTACTGGGACGAGCGCACCGCAGCGATGGCAGCCAATTATCCGGAAATCAGCTGGGACAAGCAGCACATTGATATCCTCTGCGCCCGCTTTGTACTGCAACCGGACCGCTTCGACGTGGTCGTGGCCTCGAACCTGTTCGGCGATATCCTGTCCGACCTGGGCCCGGCGTGCGCCGGCACCATCGGCATCGCGCCTTCGGCCAACCTGAACCCCGAACGCAAATTCCCGTCGCTGTTCGAGCCGGTGCACGGCTCGGCGCCAGACATCTACGGCAAGAACATCGCCAACCCGATCGCGATGATCTGGTCCGGTGCACTGATGCTCGACTTCCTCGGCAACGAAGGCGCCGACCCACGCTACCGCGCCGCCCACGACGACATCCTCAAAGCCATCGAGCAGGTCATCGCCGCCGGTGACGTGACCCGCGACATGGGTGGCCAGCAGTCTACCCAGCAGGTGGGCCAGGCCATCACCGCGCTGATCGAAGCCTGA
- a CDS encoding BCCT family transporter, whose translation MSHKNKKIDVFLITVSLIAVLLTVIGLAAFPAQAESAANQLFELSTRTFGTSVQVLVFGSTLAVLYLAFSKYGNIRLGSGKPEYATATWVFMFICAGMGSSTLYWGVMEWAYYYQTPGLNIAAATPKALEYSVGYSFFHWGISAWSIYALTSLAMAYHFHVRKKSGLNLASVIEAVTGFKATGPVGRSVDLIFLLTMMGALTVSLALTASTLTRGLHDLTGTPDTFTVQLMVIGGVAVMFSLSSYIGIDGGLQRLSKMVCIGALVFAAVVLLVGPTQFTLNNTANSIGLMIQNYVHMSLFTDPAGDGAFTRNWTVFYWLWWVSYAPGVAMFVTRVSRGRQIKDVVLALLLGGSFGCWFFFGALESYSMHQFITGAVDVPKMLAEQGGESAVTHLLLALPWGQVFLGVYLFIMAIFCASHMDAAAYAVAATSTRNLREGDDPTPTHRLFWCVVLTLVPLAMLFAKASLSTMKTAVVLTAIPFMVILLVKIYGFFKWMIADYGQVPAHVIEEEAARMAGETPAEQAPRSAAAVH comes from the coding sequence ATGTCGCACAAGAATAAAAAGATTGATGTGTTCCTGATTACCGTGAGCCTGATCGCCGTATTGCTCACCGTGATCGGCCTTGCAGCCTTCCCCGCCCAGGCTGAAAGCGCCGCCAACCAGTTGTTCGAGCTGTCCACCCGCACCTTCGGTACCAGCGTGCAGGTGCTGGTGTTTGGCAGTACCCTGGCCGTGCTGTACCTGGCCTTCAGCAAGTACGGCAACATCCGCCTGGGCAGTGGCAAGCCTGAATATGCCACCGCCACCTGGGTGTTCATGTTCATCTGTGCCGGCATGGGTTCGTCGACCCTCTACTGGGGCGTAATGGAATGGGCCTACTATTACCAGACCCCGGGCCTGAACATCGCTGCTGCCACCCCCAAGGCACTGGAGTACAGCGTGGGCTACTCGTTCTTCCACTGGGGCATCAGCGCCTGGTCGATCTACGCCCTGACATCACTGGCCATGGCCTACCACTTCCATGTACGCAAGAAGAGCGGCCTGAACCTGGCTTCGGTTATCGAAGCGGTGACGGGCTTCAAGGCCACCGGGCCGGTAGGCCGGAGCGTCGACCTGATCTTCCTGCTGACCATGATGGGCGCACTGACTGTGTCGCTGGCCCTCACCGCCTCGACCCTGACCCGCGGCCTGCATGACCTGACCGGCACCCCGGATACCTTCACCGTGCAATTGATGGTGATCGGTGGCGTCGCAGTGATGTTCTCGCTCAGCTCTTACATCGGTATCGATGGTGGCCTGCAGCGCCTGAGCAAGATGGTGTGCATCGGCGCGCTGGTGTTTGCCGCTGTCGTCCTGCTGGTGGGCCCGACCCAGTTCACCCTCAACAACACCGCCAACTCGATTGGCCTGATGATCCAGAACTACGTGCACATGAGCCTGTTCACCGACCCGGCGGGCGACGGCGCCTTCACCCGCAACTGGACAGTATTCTACTGGCTGTGGTGGGTGTCGTACGCCCCGGGTGTGGCCATGTTCGTCACCCGCGTTTCGCGCGGTCGGCAGATCAAGGACGTGGTCCTGGCCCTGCTGCTGGGGGGCAGTTTCGGTTGCTGGTTCTTCTTCGGCGCGCTGGAAAGCTACAGCATGCACCAGTTCATCACTGGCGCCGTGGATGTACCGAAAATGCTCGCCGAACAAGGCGGCGAATCGGCCGTGACGCACCTGCTGCTGGCCTTGCCGTGGGGCCAGGTGTTCCTCGGTGTGTACCTGTTCATCATGGCCATCTTCTGTGCCTCGCACATGGATGCCGCGGCCTATGCGGTGGCTGCCACCAGCACCCGCAACCTGCGTGAAGGTGACGACCCGACACCCACCCACCGCCTGTTCTGGTGCGTGGTGCTGACCCTGGTGCCACTGGCCATGCTGTTCGCCAAGGCCTCGCTGTCGACCATGAAGACCGCCGTGGTGCTCACTGCAATCCCGTTCATGGTGATTCTGCTGGTGAAGATCTATGGCTTTTTCAAGTGGATGATCGCCGACTACGGCCAGGTACCGGCCCACGTCATCGAGGAAGAGGCTGCCCGCATGGCCGGTGAAACACCTGCCGAACAGGCCCCGCGCAGTGCAGCTGCGGTGCACTGA
- a CDS encoding aromatic ring-hydroxylating oxygenase subunit alpha → MNDFKRLPADFCANADEAFTIPANFYTKAAVFEHEKEAIFARSWICVGHRSEVADNNAYITREVIGESIIVVRGRDSVLRAFYNVCPHRGHQLLSGSGKAKNVITCPYHAWTFKLDGELAHARNCDNVVNFDKENSTLVQLRVEEYAGFIFINMDMEAGSVEDQLPGMQARMREACAVIDDLHLAARFVSDTPANWKSIVDNYLECYHCAPAHPGFSDSVDVGQYSHTMHGNWTLQYGLAKPSEQSFKFDETVKDPSFAGFWAWPCTMFNVPPGANFMTVIYEFPVDAETTLQHYDIYFLNKEITEEQQKLIDWYREVFRPEDLRLVESVQKGLKSRGYRGQGRIMADRERSGMSEHGIAHFHNLIAVAHLDD, encoded by the coding sequence ATGAACGACTTCAAACGCCTGCCCGCCGATTTCTGTGCGAACGCCGACGAGGCCTTCACCATCCCGGCCAATTTCTACACCAAGGCCGCAGTGTTCGAACACGAGAAAGAAGCCATTTTCGCCCGCAGCTGGATCTGCGTGGGCCACCGCAGCGAAGTGGCAGACAACAATGCCTACATCACCCGCGAAGTGATCGGCGAAAGCATCATCGTCGTACGCGGCCGTGACAGCGTGCTGCGTGCGTTCTACAACGTCTGCCCGCACCGTGGCCACCAGCTGCTCAGCGGTAGCGGCAAGGCCAAAAACGTCATCACCTGCCCGTACCACGCCTGGACCTTCAAGCTCGACGGCGAACTGGCCCACGCCCGCAATTGCGACAACGTGGTCAACTTCGACAAAGAGAACTCCACCCTGGTGCAGCTGCGCGTCGAGGAATACGCCGGCTTCATCTTCATCAACATGGACATGGAGGCCGGCTCCGTCGAAGACCAGCTGCCAGGCATGCAAGCACGCATGCGTGAAGCCTGCGCGGTCATCGACGACCTGCACCTGGCGGCGCGCTTCGTCAGTGACACCCCGGCCAACTGGAAGTCGATCGTCGATAACTACCTGGAATGCTACCACTGCGCCCCGGCGCACCCAGGCTTCTCCGACTCGGTCGACGTCGGCCAGTACAGCCACACCATGCACGGTAACTGGACCCTGCAATATGGCCTGGCCAAGCCTTCGGAGCAGTCGTTCAAGTTCGACGAAACCGTGAAAGACCCGTCGTTCGCCGGCTTCTGGGCCTGGCCGTGCACCATGTTCAACGTGCCGCCAGGGGCCAACTTCATGACCGTGATCTATGAGTTCCCGGTCGATGCCGAAACCACCCTGCAGCACTACGACATCTACTTCCTGAACAAGGAGATCACCGAAGAGCAGCAGAAGTTGATCGACTGGTACCGCGAAGTGTTCCGCCCAGAAGACCTGCGCCTGGTCGAAAGCGTGCAGAAGGGCCTGAAGTCGCGTGGCTACCGTGGCCAGGGCCGCATCATGGCCGACCGCGAGCGCAGTGGCATGAGCGAACACGGCATTGCCCACTTCCACAACCTGATCGCCGTGGCCCACCTCGACGATTGA
- a CDS encoding PDR/VanB family oxidoreductase — MANTYEMFSVRVTDVEHATPLIKRFTLAREDGAAMPAFTGGSHVIVQMQGADGNQFSNAYSLMSDPRDTRSYQIGVRLEEQSKGGSAFMHQQVEVGTRLTISSPNNLFALDPSAGRHVLIAGGIGITPFLAQLHELEGGSADYELHYAFRAPEHGAFQDQLANGPHAARTQFYIDSLDRKLDLAALCAGLDEQAHLYVCGPKPLIDAVIACAAKAGIAEQRVHWEQFAATPVTGSAFTVVLAQSGVELQVEEGMTILQAIEKSKAAKVECLCREGVCGTCETAILEGEAEHYDQYLSDEEKAAQQSIMLCVSRARTARLVLDL; from the coding sequence ATGGCCAACACTTATGAAATGTTCAGCGTGCGCGTGACCGACGTGGAACACGCCACACCGCTGATCAAGCGCTTTACCCTGGCCCGCGAAGACGGCGCGGCGATGCCCGCCTTCACCGGCGGCAGCCACGTCATCGTGCAGATGCAAGGCGCTGACGGCAACCAGTTCAGTAACGCCTACTCGTTGATGAGCGACCCGCGTGACACCCGCAGCTACCAGATCGGCGTGCGCCTGGAAGAACAGTCCAAGGGGGGCTCGGCGTTCATGCACCAACAGGTGGAAGTCGGCACCCGCCTGACCATCTCCTCGCCCAACAACCTCTTCGCCCTGGACCCTTCGGCCGGCCGGCACGTGCTGATTGCCGGCGGCATCGGCATTACCCCGTTCCTGGCGCAACTGCATGAGCTGGAAGGCGGCAGCGCCGACTACGAGCTGCACTATGCTTTCCGCGCGCCAGAGCACGGCGCGTTCCAGGACCAGTTGGCCAACGGCCCGCACGCTGCACGCACCCAGTTCTACATCGACAGCCTCGACCGCAAGCTTGACCTGGCCGCCCTGTGCGCGGGGCTGGACGAGCAAGCGCACCTGTACGTGTGCGGACCAAAACCGCTGATCGATGCGGTCATCGCCTGCGCCGCCAAGGCCGGCATTGCCGAGCAGCGCGTGCATTGGGAACAGTTTGCCGCCACCCCGGTCACCGGCAGTGCCTTTACCGTGGTGCTGGCGCAATCGGGCGTGGAACTGCAGGTGGAAGAAGGCATGACCATTCTGCAAGCCATCGAGAAGTCCAAGGCTGCCAAGGTCGAGTGCCTGTGCCGCGAAGGTGTGTGCGGTACGTGCGAGACGGCCATCCTCGAGGGTGAAGCCGAGCATTACGACCAGTACCTGAGCGATGAAGAGAAAGCGGCGCAGCAGAGCATCATGCTGTGCGTTTCCCGCGCCCGTACGGCGCGGCTGGTGCTGGACCTTTAA
- a CDS encoding helix-turn-helix domain-containing protein, whose amino-acid sequence MLENSFAFRLKELLEHHKLTLQAVGTALGISRTAVHKWTRGGEIDYDNLRKLADFLKVNWIWLRYGDEALQNIQQPQVVELPMTDVRRRLTAEIMESETRMKLAQEGARIVTWEWNLISDEVTYSPNVEQVYGWPVRHNEDFWKHLPDEDVQRMQLMYADAVADGGGCECDFRIARPDGEVRWISSRATVVRDSAGRSVKMVGISMDNTERQVAQQALSQSEERFRAIFELAWGALAYIDPDGTWQRVNNSLCELLGYRAEELYGMTFQQITHADDLAQNLQLLQRMLAGETERYEVEKRVRRKNGEYIWVRARTSLQRRDSGEPEHLISVFEDISAERQEHERLQAHIAALEARLAAS is encoded by the coding sequence ATGTTGGAAAACAGCTTCGCCTTCCGCCTCAAGGAACTGCTCGAGCATCACAAGCTGACCCTGCAAGCCGTGGGCACGGCCTTGGGCATCTCGCGCACCGCCGTGCACAAGTGGACCCGCGGCGGCGAGATCGACTACGACAACCTGCGCAAGCTGGCCGACTTTCTCAAGGTCAACTGGATCTGGTTGCGCTATGGCGACGAAGCACTGCAGAACATCCAGCAACCGCAGGTGGTCGAGCTGCCGATGACGGATGTGCGTCGGCGCCTGACCGCCGAGATCATGGAAAGCGAAACGCGCATGAAGCTCGCCCAGGAAGGCGCACGCATCGTCACCTGGGAATGGAACCTGATCAGCGACGAAGTCACCTACTCGCCCAACGTCGAGCAGGTCTATGGCTGGCCGGTGCGGCACAACGAAGACTTCTGGAAGCACCTGCCCGACGAAGACGTGCAGCGCATGCAGCTGATGTACGCCGACGCGGTGGCAGACGGCGGTGGCTGTGAATGTGACTTCCGCATTGCCCGCCCGGACGGTGAAGTGCGCTGGATTTCTTCCCGCGCCACGGTGGTACGCGACAGCGCCGGGCGGTCGGTGAAGATGGTCGGCATCAGCATGGACAACACCGAACGCCAAGTGGCCCAGCAGGCGCTAAGCCAGAGCGAGGAACGCTTCCGGGCAATCTTCGAGCTGGCCTGGGGCGCCCTGGCCTACATCGACCCGGACGGCACCTGGCAGCGGGTCAACAACAGCCTGTGCGAGTTGCTGGGCTACCGCGCCGAAGAGCTTTACGGCATGACCTTCCAGCAGATCACCCACGCTGACGATCTGGCGCAGAACCTGCAGTTGCTGCAACGCATGCTGGCCGGTGAAACCGAGCGTTACGAAGTGGAAAAACGCGTGCGCCGCAAGAATGGCGAGTACATCTGGGTACGCGCCCGCACCTCACTGCAGCGCCGGGACAGCGGCGAACCGGAACACCTGATCAGCGTGTTCGAAGACATCAGCGCCGAGCGCCAGGAGCATGAGCGGCTACAGGCGCACATCGCCGCGCTGGAGGCCCGCCTGGCCGCTTCGTGA
- a CDS encoding helix-turn-helix transcriptional regulator, translated as MTQATPDTPLTLTMGALQQWHAALQRALANSETPEALEYVAAAIGQLVQVESMMISLECQGRAPQLLYQQGIPELHRAAVLERYFSAGYLLDPFCLAVQSGLAEGFYHLQEIAPDNFFDSDYYKAYYLGTGCSEDSYYIVDLSAGRKLSLSLFQGCSGTPLSAGQVDLLRALEPMVRELLGRYARHNLEPGAASAEHGSLQAAFDSFGCQVLTDREREVAHMILRGHSVKSTALALGISPETVRMHRKNLYLKLEINSQSELFARFIDWLRGDQLKI; from the coding sequence ATGACCCAGGCCACTCCCGACACCCCGCTTACCCTGACAATGGGCGCGCTGCAGCAATGGCATGCGGCGCTGCAGCGTGCTTTGGCCAATAGCGAAACGCCCGAGGCGTTGGAGTATGTGGCCGCTGCCATTGGCCAGCTGGTGCAGGTGGAATCGATGATGATCAGCCTTGAGTGCCAGGGGCGCGCGCCGCAGCTGCTCTACCAGCAGGGCATTCCCGAGCTGCACCGCGCTGCGGTGCTGGAGCGTTATTTCAGTGCCGGCTACTTGCTCGACCCGTTCTGCCTCGCCGTGCAAAGCGGCCTGGCCGAAGGCTTTTACCACCTGCAGGAAATCGCCCCGGACAACTTCTTCGACAGCGACTATTACAAGGCCTATTACCTGGGCACCGGTTGCAGCGAAGACAGCTACTACATCGTCGATCTCAGCGCTGGGCGCAAGCTGTCGCTGAGCCTGTTCCAGGGTTGCAGCGGCACGCCTCTGAGTGCCGGGCAGGTCGACTTGCTGCGGGCGCTGGAGCCGATGGTGCGGGAACTGTTGGGGCGTTATGCCCGGCATAACCTGGAGCCCGGCGCAGCATCGGCCGAACACGGCAGCCTGCAGGCAGCGTTCGACAGCTTTGGTTGCCAGGTGCTGACCGACCGTGAGCGGGAGGTGGCACACATGATCTTGCGCGGGCACTCGGTGAAGTCGACCGCGCTGGCGCTGGGCATCTCACCGGAGACGGTGCGCATGCACCGCAAGAACCTGTACCTGAAGCTGGAGATCAACTCGCAGTCCGAGTTGTTTGCACGGTTTATCGACTGGTTGCGCGGCGATCAGCTGAAAATCTAG